Genomic window (Vicia villosa cultivar HV-30 ecotype Madison, WI unplaced genomic scaffold, Vvil1.0 ctg.001134F_1_1, whole genome shotgun sequence):
cacaaaaataaaagagattggaaaagagtttgagtaccttgacaattttagtcaataccattctcattcctttggattttcaacaaacaacttaagcaaacaatCAATGGATAATCATCAATGACAATGAACAAGGGTATTTATACCTTTGGATGGATTCATATATGAATGAAGGATGGATGATGAATGTTTAACTCATGCACACTGGTTAGATAAAAAAGGTATGATAATAATCAGTACCAAACACATGGAtagaaaataaacaagtatatgtacaaaaaATAATGGTTAAGATAAACATATAAGTACAAAagcatggattaaaatcaacaagtatgtacaagataacAAATTCATGaataacaaagatcaacatgtttttggGTTAGGAttttaaacctagggttttttgaattagggttttaaaattagggttttgaaataaacacctaaacctaattgattttaatgatttaataccAATTCCTAAAAGAGGATTGGTCTAAGGGTAAATGGAAAAAAGTCAAAGACATACTATCCTAGCCCtaaacaaatattcacaaaaagatacaaagttattttgaagaaaatattcaaaagaagatgatttttagttgatttttcatacataaaaaaacatatttttgattaatttttaaatagagtaaaagaaatattttttggatttttaattaatgacatgaaaatatataacataaataaGCTACACAAAAAATAGAGTAAAAaagattaattttactatttttaaacatttttcaaagttgtgaagaaattaaaataaatgagtGATAAAAAAAGATGGATTTGGGGagaccaaggcttgaacccacgcgcCCAAACTCACTACTCAAAACTAACACCACTGGGCCTACACGCACTTGGTGACATAAAAGTGACCCAGTTCAATATGTTACAAAACAAGTtagaaaacattgaaaaataaaagaaataaaaaggtctggggtgagggggattcgaaccccagacctgagACATGAGAAGACTAAGTGCGTGCTGGTGACCAAGTGGGCTAAATGATGAATTCGTTTAATAAACAATTCCAAGACAATATATTTTAAGACATGTGATctgctgtcgcgcgcgggtcaaaaacgagttgttttgTATAAAAGCAGTACAGCGACAGTTGACTCAAAATATCGTTCTcaaaaggattcttgattttattaactaaaagaaAAGTCGAAATTGGGGGGGGGGATTGGTTTGGGTTCGATTTAGAAAAAGCGCTTAAAAAAAGTGATTCTgaaaaataagctgttttgaaataaatgattatTATGCAAACGAATTCACTGCTTCGGGTTCTACTTATCATCGATTGATACAACTACTACGATCTTTATCCTATTTGAACACAACATCACTCAACAAGCTTGATCGACATCGTAAGATATATATATTCCTATTGCCGGATTAAGCATACGGTTAAAGATATCACAATTCAACAGTTAAGCAGAGTCGAATTGCGATCAAAAGTCAAGAACATATATCAATTCAAATTTAATCAACAATAttaaaaggaaattgaattaagcaaacaatgatcatataatattattgaaaggaatagaatttTAATTGTAGTTATAACAATCTCAAAGTATTGAACCTAAATACAGTAAATTCGTCCGGAAGGTTTAGTTCTGCATAGCCAATCGTGAAAGCTCTCAAAATTTTGTGAATAGTGATCGATGCtacagtaccgcggctgctaccctaaggggaaagagtacaacccgttttacaatccaactgggtcaaacatacgacccaggcccaaagcTAATTGAcctgaaacttaactaaaactagtgctgcaacttcaacgaattttctggcccttctacaatctgattctgacttcgactccaacataagaattgtagatctttctcttagctttccgtcgattattagaacgcctcaatcggactcctggaactccaaaTATGATTGTTtgcgtgcagactgctaatgctgaaaaattaatacgaaaaacaaataagtgcaaaaataaaataaaatataaaaacatattaaaacataaaaataaataaaacaaaccgaagaaatgcttagtacaaacatggaagaacgtgaatcaaaatgcactgatcaacatGCCCTAAATGGAATTAtttgaacttcatcttcttcaactcagCAACGAAGAACAACAATAACACATCAATGGCTCCAAATTTGAAGATCATCAAAATTTGATCTATTTTAACAAACTTAGACTCTAAAATGATCAGCACAAAACCACGAATTCAACCGTACATCTTTCACAAATTAATTCAAACTAAAACCCATGAATTTCTGAAAAACACGTATGAACCCTAGAAActaattttcaaattaaattctgGACACAAACAATTGAGCCCCAAAACCTTAGGGCTTTTATTCCCTACATGATTCTAAGCAGGTTGGTAACAAGTTTCAATCAAATTTATGCCTCTAACTAAGAGTTCAAAGTTCAAGTTCTTACCTCTAAAAGTGGAGGTCGTGACCTGGCTTAGAGTGATTACAAGTGCTCTTTTGATCTAAATAGCTTCAATGACGTCCAAGGAAGCATTCTGGGCGCTTAGAATGGATTGATCACCTCTGCACCTTCAAACTTGATTTCACCTACAAACAAGAAAAGTTATGCCTAGAACTCAATGTTCTAGGTGTTACAGATTTGGATTAAGCacttggatagcttctatatgtgatatagaagATATCTGAAACAAAAAGCCTCAAAATGCACGAGCCAAATGGAAAGTTCAAACTTTTGGTTCAAAGTGACTCTTTAATGGAGTTTGAAGAGTGATTTTGTGTTTGGGGAGTTTGGTAAGTGTTTGGTGGTTTTGTACAGCTTCTATAAGGTATATAGAAGAGGTTTGAAAGCCTGGTTTGGTAGGTTTGTGTTTAGTTTGAGTTTTGACAAGTTAAAAGCTTAgtgaagctttaatggaggtaaaaatggtgaattttggttagagggGTTTTGGGAGGTTGTGAAAGTTATAGacaacttctaaatgatgtttagaagttgtttagAACTTTGGTCGACACCCAGAATTGCTTGAACTCAAAATGACTTATAAAATGCAAAGATAGgaaaatgagaatttcaagtgaggtagtgacttggagaattctggtgtgtttGATCCAAGAGGCAAGGGCCTCTATTTATAAGAAtaatttagggtttgtggagggaaaaatcccagagttttaagttcacatgtgatacttgtacctctttacttgtttgtgaagaaatgagaaagtaaTGGTTTCAATGGTGAAGTACAATGCTTTAAGCATCCTTAGGAGGCTTTGATCTGATCTTAGAGACTTTGCTTGTTGGTTTTAACTTTCTTTTGCTGCCGAAGAGACATGGGGGAGGCTCAAGGAGAGTGTACTTTGCAAAAGCAATGCTTTTCTAAAATGGAAGTGGTGACTTTTGTACACAAATGGCATGAAATTTGGATAATGCTTAGAACAcatggatcatagctcaaaagaGTGTGTAATCTTCTGAGTTTGGCCTCTTGAACAAGTTAGAAGGGCTGTACTTGGAAGATTCTTTCATATTTGAACAATTTTGTAAGTtggttcttcatgttcttcatcaTTTTTCAAATGTTCATGGAGGCTTCTttacaaaatcatatctcctagcTCAAGCCATAGAATTTCATGCTATtaatctctttggaaagcccttgctacatacttcaatccacttgttaaaaTTTTTCTTAAACTCCTTTGGGATCATTTAGAAAAATTGCCATAAAGTTAGGAAAAATCTAAGTGAAAACACtttaaaaatttctaagttttttggaacataatcttcaaaatttcaaatctctcaaaataatcattttttgaagaaatgttcaatgtgatgagttgtttgtttgattaagatctacaactttcatgtttggagatttttgagtttgtacgcaaaatttggagttcccaaaattatgtcaaattcacttaaaaccctaattttgacttttgttgacttttggattcttgatgaattttcttgattttctttggccaaatgtcttcaataatcatatgatgatgatttgaatccttaaaagTTCACAGTTGacctttttctcaaaagtcaatggttgaCCCACACAATTGACATTATTCCAAATGAATTGtagttttgtgatttccaaatgaatcaagctctcctcttcaaatgaatgatatgaatggactataacGTTTATTTGGTtgcccttgaatcatggtttgagtcttggatccatgtcctgattaaaagtcaaccttcTAGTGTaatcaggtaaaaaccctaatttggggcctCATGTGATCTTGAgagttattgatcttgaattgggTTATCCTTGGACTTAGATATTGATGAGAGAACCCTTTGAACATAGGAGAGtgtttgaacttccttgtgggcctcaaaacccctAATTTGCTCAGTCACTTCTTGATCGGtctcctgtcttaggacacaagcaacaaacaataattttttttgtattttttggttaacaaatgatatatgcataatgataatgatgatgatcccAATATTTagaatatggtgggatctcagtggtcaaaagtTGGGGTACAACAGGTCATCACGTGGAGCATCCACATTGGGTCAAGAGCAACACATAAGTgaaagagacaccacatattcacctaAAACCTTTAAGTGATAGGTGTATGGAtcatctcacttataaagtgttcaacctCCACTTTTCCAATAATATGGAACTAACAACTCACACTTGCACGTAACAACAAAAATATGTTTACCTTAATAtattatgaaaaaatatataaaatgttGTTAGAAATTAAATCCTAAATCAACAAGTCACACACATTTAACGAAAAACATTTATTTTTGAAGTtagtttaaataatatatttattattttcatatttattgtCTCACTGAACATCATGTTCAAGGTTAAGTCTTTTCATTAAATTCTTCTTAATTTATACACAATATTTTACtacatataattaaaataaggaTAGTAACTCATGCCCTAGAGACAtagattaaaaaattataaataaaatgtttatattatataagtaaataaataaatcaattaaaatgtttagatcaaaacattacacaattttcaaacacaaaatttCTATATCCAACACAAACAtttcatttataaattttttaacataaaCTTTTAAAttacaagttagcattaccctttaAATAATTGTATGCTCTATAATCCAACAAAACACTTCATGAATTCGTCaatatgtttttcaaaaatattatttatcttttGTGTTTCATACTTTCATAATCATAGATCATTGGAAATTTaccaaaatgaaaatataattaGGATAAATGATAGCTTTTTATGGGACATGTTTACTAAATGCTAAAAGAACAATACATTGATGTACTAATAAACCTTTGATAGTTATACAAATAGTAGGAATAATTTTTACTCGTTAAACACTACTAAATGCTAaaagttatttaaataatataagaaGAAGATAATTTTTATATGCGACAAGTTTATTAATTGTGCTAAAAGGATAAACAAACTGATAGGATGCTAATCCTACCAAGTCTATAGAACTAGGGTTTCAACAATAAAAGGTAAAGACATTAAAAGTAAAgctaagaaaatagagataaaaataacttttgatttcattgattgatgctctaaaatgtgtcaaagacactacatatataatgcTCCTAATGGATAAATAACTAAAAGCCCAAAAGctattaaaagcccaaaagcTATTAGAATATTCTAGAAAACATTATATCATCTAATACATCAAAATACtaattaaactaataataaattattctatTAAACTCCCTATCATTACTTACCCCTTGAAAaccaaccttgtcctcaaggttgtagaCAAGTAAGATCCTTAAATGTAAGAAACAATTTCATTCCAAGCCAAGACAAGGAACCGAAGCAGCACTATGAACAAAAGAGCAAAAGAGAAAATGATAGCACTTACAGTACAACAACATGCCACCAAAAAGATACATTTCTCCAAATGCATAAGAGCTTGCAACAGTGACTTGACAGACTTGTAGAATTGTATACCCATAGTTACTGTCATGCCTAACAAACTACCCAGTAGAAGCACTTTCCTTCCAAGTTTATCCATTAGAATCATTGAAAAAACCAATTCAAATAAATTGCATGTTGCAACATAATTATTTTCCATGAGGCTGAGACATTTTACATTTTGCGTTAAGCCCCCTAAAGCAACACGCATAATTGTAGGCGAGACCTCCGCCACATAAAGAGCTGCAATAGGTGGGCCAAGTCTCATTCCAGTACCAAAAAATAATCTTCCTAAAATAATGCCCCAGGAGGAATTTGTTGTTGCACTTATTAAGGCTCCCATGATCATAAGAAAAACACATAACTGGAAACTTCTTCTGCGGTCAGCCTTATCAGTGATCCATCCACTAAATAACGATACAACAAAAGGGTGTTGTTCATCAATTTTGCATGAAATTCTTGAAGTTGTCATGTCTTCAGCATGTGCCCAACAGTAATGAGCAGAAACTCCATCACCATAGTTGAAACATAACTTTTGATAAATTCCTTTAGCCCATTCATTTGATAGATGCTCTATCTTTCCCAATGCTACTGAAACATTGACTACTCTTGGTGAATCTGATAactggagaagaggaagaagatattcaaatgttgttttaGCTCCATGATAATTTATTTGCAAACATTCTTTAGTTGACACATATGTTTGTGTCATTGAACTTCTCAATTCATCATTAGATAGTGCCAGCCCGTTCGTATTGAGTGCTGAACTGAATAAATTACTATCTTTAATTTCAACTCCACCAATCCCAGCATTGTTAACCAGAATATCAAGTTTGCCAAATTGGGATTTGACAAAATATGCAAGAGCAGCTACACTTGCAGCATCAGCCACATCTAGTTGATGAAACACAACAGAATCAGATAAACCAGAAGCTTTCAGTGTTTCCAATGCTTGAAGACCTCTTTGTTCATCTCTTGCTGTAAGCACCACTTTGATTCTAGCTTCAGCTAATTGCTTAACTAtctcaaatccaattcctttgtTTGATCTTGTCACCACTGCATACCTGACCAATGCTTGAAGTGTTGCATAACTACTAGTAGCTGCAGAAATCGGACATCCCAAAGTAGATGAACTTGGGACAGACAGGTTCTCTGTCACAGGGGCACAACTAACTTGTGTTTGGTTGTAATAGTCTGCACATTGTGTGTATTGTTGCTGATACTGCACTGAAGTTGCTGCAACACCAGAACTATAAGAGCTATTGTTCCACACCGGCGCTTGATTTGCGTATCCATTGTTGTTATGGTAACCTCCAATAGTCTGAAAATCAGCAGAATACCAATAAATTGTGGGAATGTCTAATGGGGGTATTTTAACAAACAGGTGGTGGGCAGCATCTGAGAAGCCACTATTACGATATTTTTTTGATTCTCTTATTCCACAGCACATAAACCCAGCAACACTACTTATGGAAGTATTGGGAGGACGTGGTGAAATATCATCAGGAGGTTTTGGTGGAACTTCATAATCGACATCATCACAAGGTGCAAGGTTGTGCGTAGGTGCGCAATTATGAAGTTTGGAATCTGTAGAGTATGGTCGGTGTGATGATTCGGTGTGATGATTTGGTTTCGGAAGAGATAGCAGTGAGGTCGATACGAAAAGTGAACATGAAATTTTGTCTTGTGGTTTCAGATCCAACCTTGATTTTGGTTGAGCAGGTGGTGACTTTGGAATCAGTTGTTTTGTAGGAGAAGACAATGAAAATTTGGTCGGACAAGATGACAGTACTCTCGTCGGAGTTGATGGTGATGGAGAAGTGGAACAAGACTTCAACTCCAAATTCGACTCTTCCACGAACACTGGCAGTTGGGTTCCATACAAATTGCCTTGCTCTGATTGTGTTCTACACAGATTTCGTGGTTCTTCTAAATGTTCCTCAATGGTTGCACGCCTTAGATGTGTAGGAAGACTTTGATCAGGTGGTTTCAAGGGTGGCTGTAGTACCGGAGGTTGATCAACAAGCATTGCTAGGGGTGGCTCCAGTGGCGAGTTCTCTTTATCGATTAGAAGAATAGAGTTGTCCAaatattgttgttttgtttcaaagcaaatggATTTTGGAGAAGAATTCGTGACAAAGGGCGTGGAAAGTGTTAACGAGGGATGTTGAAGGGAATTTAGGAAGTCAGCAACCTGTTCATCTTCCTCTTGTTCCGTATGTAGGAGTTGAAGCTTCTGGTGTGGCTCCTCTTCTTCATCCAGCGGTAAAATGGGTCTCCACCCCGGCTTGAAACGCCATAACAGTGTTGTTGTAAATGTGTCCCAATTATATCTCGGGTGAATACGACACCACCATATCCACCATGTGAAAGCAGAGCCTCTCAATGCTCCAATAGCTTTTAAAACCTTCAATGATCTGGGTGTTTCATGTTCTTTGAAAAATTTCTCCAAACATAGAATCCACCAATAGGCATCTTCTTCCCCATCAAACAACAATATCGTCATGAAGTTTAAGCGGAAGTGAGATcgaaaatgaaagcaccaattgataggatgcTAATCCTACCAAGTCTATAGAACTAGGGTTTCAACAATAAAAGGTAAAGACATTAAAAGTAAAgctaagaaaatagagataaaaataacttttgatttcattgattgatgctctaaaatgtgtcaaagacactacatatataatgcTCCTAATGGATAAATAACTAAAAGCCCAAAAGctattaaaagcccaaaagcTATTAGAATATTCTAGAAAACATTATATCATCTAATACATCAAAATACtaattaaactaataataaattattctatTAAACTCCCTATCACAAACACGACAAATCCATATACTTAATAAATGTTTGATAATTATCTTaatattaaaaatgtatttttacAATTACTTAAACATTAAAAACTACTTAATTAATGTAAGAAGTAGGTTTGACATGATTACTAGTACTATGTTAGCAAAGAATTTAAACACGGCATGTTGATGTACTTATAAAcatctaataattattttaatattagaaAGGAGTTTTTACAACTACTTAAATGCTAAAAACTATTTAATTGATGTAAGATGTAGATGGTCTCTATGTGTGACTTGTTTATTAAGTTTGTTAAAAGGACAAACATGACATATTGATGtacttaataaatatttaataattattgttattttcgattatttttaaaactacttaaacattaaaaattatttaattgatgtaAAGAGATGAGGGtctttataaataataaagtgATAAAACAACCATATATTACTTGCTCATAAATATGGCTTTAAACATCAAGTTTATTTATATATTAGTTATCTTTATTTCCATATTTCTTGTTGCACCAAACATTGGCAGTAAGCTATTTTTTATCCTTTATCAGTTCTCTTTTTTTAATTTGTACACAATATTTTATcccatattaaaattattttattcttcttttttattaCAGTACCAATAAAATGTTCTGGTGATCATGATTGTCCAAAAAACTGGTGTCAATTATCAATGAAACATAAGTGTAAGGCTGGATATTGTAAATGTGTTAAAATAACCGTGCTTAGAGATTCTGTTCCAACATGATTCTGTATTAAGTGCTATACCAAAGAGAATAAACAAATTAATTGCTAAAATATTTCATGAGCTGCCATATAGTAATTTGaactattttttctattttcaagAATCTTTGTATTGCAGTTATACTTCTGTATTTTAAGATTatggtaaaaagaaaaaaatatgacaTCAAATAATGTTATTTAGATATTTGTATTCTGCTatcttattttcaaaaatatttccaTGGCCTTTAAGCATGTAAGCTATTCTTTCCAACCATCACAACAAGAAAATCTTTGAATAGCTACGATGAAAATCGTATCTAATTTGTAGCTGATCTCTGTCAAATAGAGATAGACTGGGATTAGTTTTGGATTAACTACTAAATATGTCGTAGCATGGATTGAGTGGTTAATTATCTAGtctaaaattttcaaacaaagtTCCAACTAATATTTAAAATTTCCTAGCTAAACCGCCACTAAATTCTAGCTAACGATCAGTGTTAAGATTTGTTTCCTGGCTATAGCACTACAATATTGCCACAACAATATCACAGTAAATCTCAAGCAAAATAAAGctaattttttaaatgattatttctAATCAAACCTAATTAGGTTAGATTGTAAAAAATACTATTCTTTCAAAACGATTTTCCTCCCAAGTTTATCATACAACACAAGTTACTACACGTATACAAATGATAGGTCAATCACCATACGGATATTAATAAtacattcatttcttgtcttgaaatTTAAGAGGGAATTAAATTGTAAACAAAAGCAACAAGGACAACAAAGGTAACATGAGAGATCATGATGTTGATCAATGGTGAAGAAACCATGATATATTCATCAACTTACAAACATGCCCAATAAACACAACAATTAACTATCTTGCCTTCATCTACTCAACTTCTTGAGAGAAGAAAATTCCTTGGTCGGCATTCTACAATCCTTATTGTACCTTAAAGACAAAAATACATGAGTTCGACCGCGTGATGTGAAAAAAGAAAAccataagcttcaaaatttgaaCAACTATATCAACATGAAGCAAGATAATTCAGGGTATACCTTACTTGATTTTTGGAATTGCGATCCAATTGGCATTCATCAGCAGACTCGACAAGTGCATCGTAGAGTCTCTCAAGTTTAGTTAGTGTCTCTAACTACCTCAACAAAAGAAATGCAAAAATGCCATGAGCATTTGCATATATACTACCAATAAACCAAAGTACATAATTTCGTTTCATTTGTTCTGTTGAACCCCattttttgaccctaagatcccacctcattttgaaaagagtgttatcatcattatcatc
Coding sequences:
- the LOC131633521 gene encoding uncharacterized protein LOC131633521; protein product: MLVDQPPVLQPPLKPPDQSLPTHLRRATIEEHLEEPRNLCRTQSEQGNLYGTQLPVFVEESNLELKSCSTSPSPSTPTRVLSSCPTKFSLSSPTKQLIPKSPPAQPKSRLDLKPQDKISCSLFVSTSLLSLPKPNHHTESSHRPYSTDSKLHNCAPTHNLAPCDDVDYEVPPKPPDDISPRPPNTSISSVAGFMCCGIRESKKYRNSGFSDAAHHLFVKIPPLDIPTIYWYSADFQTIGGYHNNNGYANQAPVWNNSSYSSGVAATSVQYQQQYTQCADYYNQTQVSCAPVTENLSVPSSSTLGCPISAATSSYATLQALVRYAVVTRSNKGIGFEIVKQLAEARIKVVLTARDEQRGLQALETLKASGLSDSVVFHQLDVADAASVAALAYFVKSQFGKLDILVNNAGIGGVEIKDSNLFSSALNTNGLALSNDELRSSMTQTYVSTKECLQINYHGAKTTFEYLLPLLQLSDSPRVVNVSVALGKIEHLSNEWAKGIYQKLCFNYGDGVSAHYCWAHAEDMTTSRISCKIDEQHPFVVSLFSGWITDKADRRRSFQLCVFLMIMGALISATTNSSWGIILGRLFFGTGMRLGPPIAALYVAEVSPTIMRVALGGLTQNVKCLSLMENNYVATCNLFELVFSMILMDKLGRKVLLLGSLLGMTVTMGIQFYKSVKSLLQALMHLEKCIFLVACCCTVSAIIFSFALLFIVLLRFLVLAWNEIVSYI